One genomic region from Evansella sp. LMS18 encodes:
- a CDS encoding aminopeptidase: MSNLQEKIEKYAELAVKIGVNIQEGQTLVINAPVTSADFVRRVADKAYEAGAKNVHVEWNDDGLTRLKYDKAPFEAFTEYPEWKAKGFEEMAENGAAFMTIKSTDPDLLKGVEGKRIAAANKAAGQAMDKFRSYIQSDKVSWLVVSTPSPSWAAKVFPDASEEEQEEKLWEAMFEAVRVNTADPVAAWKEHDQNLQNKAKTLNGKNYKELHFKGSGTDLKIELPDGHVWVGGGGPNQDGVHFVANMPTEEVFTAPKKDGVNGKVSNTKPLNYGGNTIDGFTLTFENGKVVDFSAETGEETLEHLLNTDEGARFLGEVALVPHSSPISQSGILFYNTLYDENASNHIALGSAYSTCVKDGANMSKDELEQHGLNTSITHVDFMIGSGEMDIDGVKEDGSSEPVFRKGEWAF; the protein is encoded by the coding sequence ATGAGTAATCTACAGGAAAAAATCGAAAAGTACGCCGAACTGGCAGTCAAGATCGGTGTTAATATCCAGGAAGGACAAACACTCGTAATAAACGCTCCTGTTACCTCTGCTGACTTTGTACGCAGAGTGGCTGACAAAGCTTATGAAGCAGGCGCTAAAAACGTCCATGTGGAATGGAATGACGATGGACTTACACGCCTTAAATATGACAAGGCTCCATTTGAAGCTTTTACTGAATATCCTGAGTGGAAAGCGAAAGGTTTTGAAGAGATGGCGGAAAACGGCGCCGCCTTCATGACGATCAAGTCTACTGACCCGGATTTACTCAAGGGAGTGGAAGGGAAGAGGATTGCTGCCGCCAATAAAGCTGCAGGCCAGGCAATGGATAAATTCCGCAGTTACATACAGTCAGATAAGGTGAGCTGGTTAGTGGTTTCCACCCCTTCCCCATCCTGGGCAGCGAAAGTATTCCCTGATGCCTCTGAAGAGGAGCAAGAAGAAAAACTATGGGAAGCCATGTTTGAAGCAGTCCGTGTTAACACAGCAGACCCGGTCGCGGCTTGGAAAGAGCATGATCAGAACCTTCAGAACAAAGCTAAAACACTTAACGGAAAAAATTACAAGGAGCTCCATTTCAAAGGTTCGGGAACTGACCTGAAAATTGAACTTCCCGATGGCCATGTGTGGGTAGGCGGCGGCGGTCCTAACCAGGATGGCGTCCACTTCGTAGCAAACATGCCTACCGAGGAAGTTTTCACTGCACCGAAGAAAGATGGCGTAAATGGAAAAGTATCCAATACAAAACCACTAAACTACGGCGGCAATACAATCGACGGATTCACGCTTACTTTCGAAAACGGAAAAGTAGTGGATTTCTCTGCTGAAACCGGAGAGGAAACACTGGAGCACCTCCTTAACACTGACGAAGGAGCTCGGTTCCTTGGGGAGGTAGCCCTTGTTCCTCACAGTTCACCGATTTCCCAGTCAGGAATCTTGTTTTATAATACGCTTTATGACGAAAATGCTTCCAATCATATCGCACTGGGGAGCGCCTACTCCACCTGTGTCAAGGACGGCGCGAATATGTCCAAAGACGAGCTGGAGCAGCACGGCCTGAATACAAGTATCACTCATGTGGACTTTATGATTGGTTCCGGCGAGATGGATATCGACGGCGTCAAGGAAGATGGCAGTTCAGAGCCGGTCTTCCGCAAAGGGGAATGGGCGTTTTAA